A window from Salvia miltiorrhiza cultivar Shanhuang (shh) chromosome 2, IMPLAD_Smil_shh, whole genome shotgun sequence encodes these proteins:
- the LOC131012128 gene encoding cytochrome P450 72A552-like isoform X2, with the protein MFLHTSIGSSPRGGNCFYWLGPWARLVVTDPELIKEIVRRFDVFVRPFPELTRTLVGGGLLSAEGEEWVKRRKIVDHAFHVDKLKDMAPRIVLSCSLMIQKLKAAAATSCELDVWPFIEDLTGDVISRAAFGSSYEQGTRVFELIRQRVDLTMPLLQFFYLPGYKYLPTKSNRKVKAISSEMKTILRGVIHMREKAMERGEDVPKDDLLGILMENSKNGGLMSIEDVIEECELFYLAGSKTVAGLLVWTLVMLCAYPEWQTQAREEVNRVFGNSEPALQGLHHLKIVTMILQEVLRLYPTNAVIYRCSSEEVKVGNVTIPAGVHLSLLIGLIQTDPKIWGDDVNKFNPERFAQGVAKATNNQPVFTPFSSGPRMCIGHNFAMIEAKLAIATLLQHFSFQLSPSYKHAPFALYKLRPQYGAPLILRPLH; encoded by the exons ATGTTCTTGCATACGAGCATCGGATCATCTCCAC GTGGTGGCAACTGTTTCTACTGGTTGGGTCCGTGGGCGCGGCTGGTGGTGACTGATCCGGAGCTCATAAAGGAGATAGTGCGGAGATTTGATGTTTTCGTGAGGCCCTTTCCAGAACTAACGAGGACCCTCGTTGGCGGCGGCCTTCTGTCTGCCGAGGGGGAAGAATGGGTTAAACGCAGGAAGATTGTGGACCATGCTTTCCATGTCGACAAGTTGAAA GATATGGCGCCGCGAATAGTTTTAAGTTGTTCCTTGATGATTCAAAAGTTGAAGGCTGCGGCTGCTACTAGTTGCGAACTCGATGTCTGGCCATTCATTGAAGATCTAACCGGCGATGTGATTTCGCGCGCAGCATTCGGCAGCAGCTATGAACAAGGAACACGGGTGTTTGAGCTCATACGTCAGAGAGTAGACCTCACCATGCCACTACTGCAGTTTTTCTATCTGCCAGGATATAA ATATCTTCCCACCAAATCAAATCGGAAGGTGAAAGCCATTAGCAGTGAGATGAAAACCATACTAAGAGGCGTGATCCACATGAGGGAGAAGGCGATGGAGAGGGGAGAAGACGTTCCCAAAGACGACTTGCTGGGCATCCTAATGGAGAATTCCAAGAATGGAGGATTGATGAGCATTGAAGATGTGATCGAGGAGTGCGAGCTCTTCTACTTGGCCGGTTCAAAGACAGTTGCCGGTCTGCTGGTGTGGACGCTCGTCATGCTCTGCGCCTACCCGGAATGGCAAACTCAAGCAAGGGAAGAAGTCAATCGAGTTTTCGGCAACTCGGAGCCAGCTCTTCAAGGCCTACATCACCTCAAAATT GTGACCATGATCCTCCAAGAAGTGCTACGGTTGTACCCCACGAATGCTGTGATTTATCGATGCTCTTCAGAGGAGGTGAAGGTCGGAAATGTGACAATTCCAGCAGGGGTGCATTTGTCACTGCTCATAGGGCTTATCCAAACTGATCCCAAGATTTGGGGAGACGACGTCAACAAGTTCAACCCTGAGAGGTTCGCACAAGGGGTCGCCAAGGCCACCAACAACCAACCAGTCTTCACACCCTTCAGTTCGGGGCCTCGCATGTGCATCGGCCACAACTTCGCCATGATTGAAGCTAAATTAGCTATCGCGACGCTTCTGCAGCATTTCTCCTTTCAGCTCTCGCCCTCTTATAAGCACGCTCCTTTCGCCCTTTATAAATTGCGACCACAGTACGGCGCTCCACTTATCTTACGCCCTCTTCACTAG
- the LOC131012128 gene encoding cytochrome P450 CYP72A219-like isoform X1 has product MEATFGLILSSIVVAASLTWAAKLLNTFWLRPRKIEKLLREQGLGGNPYRLIVGDMTDFMKSINEEQPKSIEISDAHMPHVLAYEHRIISTYGGGNCFYWLGPWARLVVTDPELIKEIVRRFDVFVRPFPELTRTLVGGGLLSAEGEEWVKRRKIVDHAFHVDKLKDMAPRIVLSCSLMIQKLKAAAATSCELDVWPFIEDLTGDVISRAAFGSSYEQGTRVFELIRQRVDLTMPLLQFFYLPGYKYLPTKSNRKVKAISSEMKTILRGVIHMREKAMERGEDVPKDDLLGILMENSKNGGLMSIEDVIEECELFYLAGSKTVAGLLVWTLVMLCAYPEWQTQAREEVNRVFGNSEPALQGLHHLKIVTMILQEVLRLYPTNAVIYRCSSEEVKVGNVTIPAGVHLSLLIGLIQTDPKIWGDDVNKFNPERFAQGVAKATNNQPVFTPFSSGPRMCIGHNFAMIEAKLAIATLLQHFSFQLSPSYKHAPFALYKLRPQYGAPLILRPLH; this is encoded by the exons ATGGAAGCCACATTTGGGTTAATCCTAAGCAGCATAGTTGTAGCAGCATCACTTACATGGGCTGCGAAGCTGCTAAATACGTTCTGGCTTCGCCCGAGAAAGATCGAGAAGCTTCTGAGAGAACAAGGTCTGGGCGGGAATCCTTACAGATTGATCGTGGGAGACATGACTGACTTTATGAAATCCATCAACGAAGAACAGCCTAAATCCATCGAAATCTCGGACGCGCATATGCCTCATGTTCTTGCATACGAGCATCGGATCATCTCCACGTACG GTGGTGGCAACTGTTTCTACTGGTTGGGTCCGTGGGCGCGGCTGGTGGTGACTGATCCGGAGCTCATAAAGGAGATAGTGCGGAGATTTGATGTTTTCGTGAGGCCCTTTCCAGAACTAACGAGGACCCTCGTTGGCGGCGGCCTTCTGTCTGCCGAGGGGGAAGAATGGGTTAAACGCAGGAAGATTGTGGACCATGCTTTCCATGTCGACAAGTTGAAA GATATGGCGCCGCGAATAGTTTTAAGTTGTTCCTTGATGATTCAAAAGTTGAAGGCTGCGGCTGCTACTAGTTGCGAACTCGATGTCTGGCCATTCATTGAAGATCTAACCGGCGATGTGATTTCGCGCGCAGCATTCGGCAGCAGCTATGAACAAGGAACACGGGTGTTTGAGCTCATACGTCAGAGAGTAGACCTCACCATGCCACTACTGCAGTTTTTCTATCTGCCAGGATATAA ATATCTTCCCACCAAATCAAATCGGAAGGTGAAAGCCATTAGCAGTGAGATGAAAACCATACTAAGAGGCGTGATCCACATGAGGGAGAAGGCGATGGAGAGGGGAGAAGACGTTCCCAAAGACGACTTGCTGGGCATCCTAATGGAGAATTCCAAGAATGGAGGATTGATGAGCATTGAAGATGTGATCGAGGAGTGCGAGCTCTTCTACTTGGCCGGTTCAAAGACAGTTGCCGGTCTGCTGGTGTGGACGCTCGTCATGCTCTGCGCCTACCCGGAATGGCAAACTCAAGCAAGGGAAGAAGTCAATCGAGTTTTCGGCAACTCGGAGCCAGCTCTTCAAGGCCTACATCACCTCAAAATT GTGACCATGATCCTCCAAGAAGTGCTACGGTTGTACCCCACGAATGCTGTGATTTATCGATGCTCTTCAGAGGAGGTGAAGGTCGGAAATGTGACAATTCCAGCAGGGGTGCATTTGTCACTGCTCATAGGGCTTATCCAAACTGATCCCAAGATTTGGGGAGACGACGTCAACAAGTTCAACCCTGAGAGGTTCGCACAAGGGGTCGCCAAGGCCACCAACAACCAACCAGTCTTCACACCCTTCAGTTCGGGGCCTCGCATGTGCATCGGCCACAACTTCGCCATGATTGAAGCTAAATTAGCTATCGCGACGCTTCTGCAGCATTTCTCCTTTCAGCTCTCGCCCTCTTATAAGCACGCTCCTTTCGCCCTTTATAAATTGCGACCACAGTACGGCGCTCCACTTATCTTACGCCCTCTTCACTAG